In a genomic window of Streptomyces noursei ATCC 11455:
- a CDS encoding VOC family protein, with product MPATKARNTTAAIGGAPCWVSLVTHDLKGAQDFYGKVLGWTFRPGTLGGDFSIALAHGQPVAGIGTLAPEWHIAVAWTPYFAVESANDTAARIRERGATLAVGPLELGKGRGALAADRDGAVFGLWEGQTLSWAVGQGAAPMCLELRTRDAFEAAIFYGEVFGWAPDRPGGCDITYEHDEVMVRDMAGRTVAALRGGAVEAAPDPHVRPRWHVYFPVHDIEQVTAAAVAAGGFALPVTPMVDDSGCEAVIRDPQGGLFTVATAQD from the coding sequence ATGCCCGCGACCAAAGCCCGCAACACCACCGCCGCCATCGGCGGCGCCCCGTGCTGGGTGAGCCTGGTGACCCACGACCTGAAGGGCGCACAGGACTTCTACGGGAAGGTCCTGGGCTGGACCTTCCGCCCCGGCACGCTGGGCGGCGACTTCTCCATCGCACTGGCCCACGGCCAGCCGGTCGCCGGGATCGGCACGCTGGCGCCCGAGTGGCACATCGCCGTCGCCTGGACGCCGTACTTCGCGGTGGAGAGCGCGAACGACACCGCCGCCCGGATCCGCGAGCGCGGCGCCACGCTCGCCGTCGGCCCGCTCGAACTGGGCAAGGGGCGCGGCGCGCTCGCCGCCGACCGGGACGGTGCGGTGTTCGGCCTCTGGGAGGGCCAGACGCTCTCCTGGGCGGTGGGGCAGGGCGCGGCTCCGATGTGCCTGGAACTGCGCACCCGTGACGCCTTCGAGGCGGCGATCTTCTACGGCGAGGTCTTCGGCTGGGCTCCCGACCGGCCCGGCGGCTGCGACATCACCTACGAGCACGACGAGGTCATGGTGCGCGACATGGCGGGGCGCACCGTGGCCGCGCTGCGCGGCGGCGCCGTCGAGGCGGCCCCCGACCCGCACGTCCGCCCCCGCTGGCACGTGTACTTCCCGGTGCACGACATCGAACAGGTCACCGCGGCCGCGGTCGCCGCGGGCGGTTTCGCGCTGCCGGTGACGCCGATGGTGGACGACAGCGGCTGCGAGGCCGTGATCCGGGATCCGCAGGGCGGACTGTTCACCGTCGCCACCGCGCAGGACTGA
- a CDS encoding DUF6328 family protein produces MIWPRGRNETEEERADRRWTELLQEVRVIQTGVQILFGFLLTVVFTQRFATLDAADRNIYVITLLLGASTTGALVGTVTFHRLVSGHRLKPQTVLWASRLALTGVVLLLGTVASALLLILRLALNGSAAPWVVTALVLWFVVCWFVLPAWVLRRYSSSE; encoded by the coding sequence CTGATCTGGCCGCGGGGCCGCAACGAGACCGAGGAGGAGCGCGCCGACCGGAGGTGGACCGAACTCCTGCAGGAGGTACGGGTCATCCAGACCGGTGTGCAGATCCTGTTCGGCTTCCTGCTCACCGTCGTCTTCACCCAACGGTTCGCCACGCTCGACGCGGCGGACCGGAACATCTACGTGATCACCCTGCTGTTGGGGGCGTCCACCACCGGTGCGCTGGTGGGGACGGTGACCTTCCACCGGCTGGTCTCCGGGCACCGGCTCAAACCGCAGACCGTGCTGTGGGCGTCGCGGTTGGCCCTGACCGGCGTGGTGCTGCTGCTGGGCACGGTGGCGTCGGCGCTGTTGCTGATCCTGCGGTTGGCGCTGAACGGCAGCGCGGCGCCGTGGGTGGTGACGGCCCTGGTGCTGTGGTTCGTGGTGTGCTGGTTCGTGCTGCCGGCGTGGGTGCTGCGCCGCTATTCGTCGTCGGAGTAG
- a CDS encoding ATP-dependent Clp protease ATP-binding subunit encodes MSNGSLGPEGYGPDSFGDFLARFFGRSAQSPGEEGGTAMPRQADIARLMSGPARDLVTSAAAYAAEHGSPELGTEHLLRAALSAEPTRSLMRQSGADPDALAAEIDRNAGSGPLQKSVAVTPAVKRALLGAHELARGTGASYIGPEHVLEALAANPDSAAGRILHLAHFDPQASTGGHGGGGTHQPSGAGAEHGPAPHHETPTLDKYSRDLTDLARAGRIDPVIGREEQIEQTIEVLSRRGKNNPVLVGDAGVGKTAIVEGLAQRLADGEVPETLAGRRIVALDLTAVVAGTRYRGDFEERMNNIIEEVRAHSDSLIVFIDELHTVVGAGGGTGEGGALEASNMLKPALARGELHVIGASTLEEYRRYIEKDAALARRFQPILVPEPTVPDTVQILRGLQDRYEAHHQVRYANEAVLAAVELSDRYITDRFLPDKAIDLLDQAGARVRLRSATKTPNVRDLEREVEQLGRDKDQAVASEQYERATELRDRITALTERIRNVQEETQQERPVGGDGRIVEVTAEDIAEIVSRQTGVPVSSLTEEEKDRLLGLEGRLQTRVIGQSDAVTAVSEAVLRSRAGLADPNRPIGSFLFLGPTGVGKTELARALAEALFGSEDRMVRLDMSEYQERHTVSRLIGAPPGYVGHEDAGQLTEAVRHHPYSLLLLDEVEKAHPDVFNMLLQVLDDGHLTDSQGRTVDFKNTVIVMTSNLGSEALGSGRGVLGFGTSEAGADDGARERALSALRGHFRPEFLNRLDEIILFRQLTDEQLHQITGLLLEGTRRRLHAQNITVDFSPSAVDWLTRRGHQPEYGARPLRRTIQREIDNRLSRMLLDGALSGGDRVRVDVADDALSFQASAAEQMK; translated from the coding sequence ATGAGCAACGGATCCCTGGGTCCGGAGGGTTATGGCCCGGACTCGTTTGGTGACTTCCTCGCGCGGTTCTTCGGGCGTTCCGCGCAGTCGCCGGGTGAGGAGGGGGGCACCGCCATGCCGCGGCAGGCGGACATCGCCCGGCTGATGAGCGGGCCGGCCCGGGATCTGGTGACCTCCGCCGCCGCGTACGCCGCCGAACACGGCAGTCCCGAGCTGGGCACCGAGCACCTGCTGCGGGCGGCGCTCAGCGCGGAGCCGACCCGGAGCCTGATGCGGCAGTCGGGGGCGGATCCGGATGCGCTGGCCGCCGAGATCGACCGCAACGCCGGGTCCGGACCGCTGCAGAAGAGCGTCGCGGTGACCCCGGCGGTCAAGCGGGCGCTGCTGGGGGCGCACGAGCTGGCGCGCGGCACGGGGGCGTCGTACATCGGGCCGGAGCACGTGCTGGAGGCGCTGGCCGCGAATCCGGACTCGGCGGCCGGCCGGATCCTGCACCTCGCGCACTTCGACCCGCAGGCGTCCACGGGCGGGCACGGCGGTGGCGGGACGCACCAGCCGTCGGGGGCGGGGGCCGAGCACGGTCCCGCGCCGCATCACGAGACGCCGACGCTGGACAAGTACAGCCGGGATCTGACGGACCTGGCCCGGGCCGGCCGGATCGATCCGGTCATCGGGCGGGAGGAGCAGATCGAGCAGACCATTGAGGTGCTGTCGCGGCGTGGAAAGAACAATCCGGTGCTGGTCGGCGACGCCGGCGTGGGCAAGACCGCGATCGTGGAGGGGCTGGCGCAGCGGCTGGCCGACGGGGAGGTGCCCGAGACGCTGGCCGGGCGGCGGATCGTGGCGCTGGACCTGACCGCGGTGGTGGCCGGCACCCGCTACCGCGGTGACTTCGAGGAGCGGATGAACAACATCATCGAGGAGGTCCGGGCGCACTCCGACTCGCTGATCGTCTTCATCGACGAGCTGCACACGGTGGTGGGGGCGGGCGGCGGTACCGGGGAGGGCGGTGCGCTGGAGGCCAGCAACATGCTCAAGCCGGCGCTGGCGCGCGGTGAACTGCATGTGATCGGCGCGAGCACGCTGGAGGAGTACCGGCGGTACATCGAGAAGGACGCCGCGCTGGCCCGCCGCTTCCAGCCGATCCTGGTGCCCGAGCCGACGGTGCCCGACACGGTGCAGATCCTGCGCGGTCTCCAGGACCGCTACGAGGCCCACCACCAGGTGCGGTACGCCAACGAGGCGGTGCTGGCGGCGGTGGAGCTGTCGGACCGCTACATCACCGACCGGTTCCTGCCGGACAAGGCGATCGACCTGCTCGACCAGGCCGGCGCCCGGGTGCGGCTGCGGTCGGCCACCAAGACTCCCAACGTGCGCGATCTGGAGCGCGAGGTGGAGCAGCTGGGCCGGGACAAGGACCAGGCGGTCGCCTCGGAGCAGTACGAGCGGGCCACCGAGCTGCGGGACCGGATCACCGCGCTCACCGAGCGGATCCGCAACGTCCAGGAGGAGACGCAGCAGGAGCGGCCGGTGGGCGGCGACGGGCGGATCGTGGAGGTGACCGCCGAGGACATCGCGGAGATCGTGTCGCGGCAGACGGGGGTTCCGGTGAGCAGTCTGACCGAGGAGGAGAAGGATCGGCTGCTGGGGCTGGAGGGGCGGCTGCAGACCCGGGTGATCGGGCAGAGCGACGCGGTGACGGCGGTGTCGGAGGCGGTGCTGCGGTCGCGGGCCGGTCTGGCCGACCCGAACCGGCCGATCGGCAGCTTCCTCTTCCTCGGCCCTACCGGGGTGGGCAAGACCGAGTTGGCGCGGGCGCTGGCGGAGGCGCTGTTCGGCAGCGAGGACCGCATGGTGCGGCTCGACATGAGCGAGTATCAGGAGCGGCACACGGTCAGCCGGCTGATCGGCGCGCCGCCCGGATACGTCGGCCACGAGGACGCGGGGCAGCTCACCGAGGCGGTCCGCCATCACCCGTACTCCCTGCTGCTGCTCGACGAGGTGGAGAAGGCGCATCCGGACGTCTTCAACATGCTGCTCCAGGTGCTCGACGACGGGCATCTGACGGACTCTCAGGGCCGCACGGTGGACTTCAAGAACACCGTGATCGTGATGACCAGCAACCTCGGTTCGGAGGCGCTCGGCAGCGGTCGCGGGGTGCTCGGCTTCGGGACGTCCGAGGCGGGCGCGGACGACGGCGCGCGGGAGCGGGCGCTGAGCGCGCTGCGCGGGCACTTCCGGCCCGAGTTCCTCAACCGACTGGACGAGATCATCCTCTTCCGGCAGCTGACCGACGAGCAGTTGCACCAGATCACCGGGCTGCTGCTGGAGGGCACCCGCCGCAGGCTGCACGCCCAGAACATCACCGTCGACTTCTCCCCCAGCGCCGTGGACTGGCTCACCCGCCGCGGCCACCAGCCCGAATACGGTGCCCGGCCGCTGCGCCGGACCATCCAGCGGGAGATCGACAACCGGTTGTCGCGGATGCTGCTGGACGGGGCGCTGTCCGGCGGGGACCGGGTGCGGGTGGACGTCGCCGACGACGCGCTGTCGTTCCAGGCCAGTGCGGCGGAGCAGATGAAGTGA
- a CDS encoding LysR substrate-binding domain-containing protein — translation MRPDHPLAAGDLTAERVADARHIVTSRRGRLHGPLDDALAARGLGRRAAVVAPTFAATLLMLANRHDVIGFFPWRQYRTNVRTLGLVTRELPFALPPLELSLAWHPRDEADPAHQWLRSRIRDSVQAVLERDDTPTHVRPHRSAT, via the coding sequence ATGCGCCCCGACCACCCCCTGGCCGCGGGCGATCTCACCGCCGAGCGGGTGGCCGATGCCAGACACATCGTCACCTCGCGCCGCGGCCGGCTGCACGGACCGCTGGACGACGCCCTGGCCGCGCGGGGTCTCGGCCGTCGCGCCGCCGTCGTCGCCCCGACGTTCGCCGCCACGCTGCTGATGCTGGCCAACCGGCACGATGTGATCGGCTTCTTCCCCTGGCGCCAGTACCGGACCAACGTGCGCACCCTCGGCCTGGTCACCCGTGAACTGCCCTTTGCCCTGCCCCCGCTGGAGCTCTCCCTGGCCTGGCACCCACGCGACGAAGCCGACCCCGCCCATCAGTGGCTGCGTTCCCGCATCCGCGACTCCGTCCAGGCGGTCCTGGAACGAGACGACACGCCCACCCATGTCCGACCGCACCGATCGGCCACGTGA
- a CDS encoding cytochrome P450: protein MNIPGPEPRADGGAGAIAAAGGLHTYQLRLHAEYGPVVRFQLPGAELAVSVADPVLLEATAHLDERPERLFAFLDPLCEAGNLQVLPADEHAPWRHLLLSVLAGRPSHQRHFAQFTALTTALADRWAERADGEPVALQKDLTALSLRMICAFALGGDLADPDGVVAAFEEVLTEHLGRLYEPPGSGARDGRAERAEKALASLRATVDRVVSAHRTSDRIDRSDLIGAMVAAGERPARIRDTVMMTMLAAHHTTGVAVSWTLYLVGRHPDVAARVTDELDRVLGDRAAPEYADLRRLTYLDMTLKEAMRLYPPGPYGARETTEPLRLGDYTIPAGATLFCPFWAVHMNPEHWPEPEKFAPERFTPDEAAARPGLAHIPFGFGPRGCEGAALAMVEATLVLAVLLKRFRFRPVPGHEVTPIERFVLWAADDIRMRVSPRASG, encoded by the coding sequence ATGAACATCCCGGGTCCGGAGCCCCGGGCCGACGGTGGGGCCGGCGCCATCGCGGCGGCCGGCGGGCTGCACACCTATCAGTTACGGCTGCACGCGGAGTACGGACCGGTCGTGCGGTTCCAGCTGCCGGGTGCGGAGTTGGCGGTGTCGGTCGCCGACCCCGTGCTGCTGGAGGCCACGGCTCACCTCGACGAGCGGCCGGAGCGGTTGTTCGCCTTCCTGGACCCGCTGTGCGAGGCCGGCAACCTCCAGGTGCTGCCGGCCGACGAGCACGCCCCCTGGCGGCACCTGCTGCTGTCGGTGCTCGCCGGACGCCCGTCCCACCAGCGGCACTTCGCGCAGTTCACCGCGCTGACCACGGCGCTCGCCGACCGCTGGGCGGAGCGGGCCGACGGTGAGCCCGTCGCGTTGCAGAAGGACCTGACCGCGCTGTCCCTGCGGATGATCTGCGCGTTCGCGCTGGGCGGCGACCTCGCGGACCCGGACGGCGTCGTCGCCGCGTTCGAGGAGGTGCTCACCGAGCATCTGGGACGGCTGTACGAGCCGCCCGGCAGTGGCGCCCGGGACGGGCGTGCCGAGCGGGCGGAGAAGGCCCTCGCCTCCCTGCGGGCGACGGTGGACCGGGTGGTCAGCGCGCATCGGACCAGCGACCGGATCGACCGGAGCGATCTGATCGGGGCGATGGTGGCGGCCGGCGAGCGGCCCGCGCGGATCCGCGACACCGTCATGATGACGATGCTGGCCGCCCACCACACGACCGGGGTGGCCGTCTCGTGGACGCTGTATCTGGTGGGGCGGCATCCCGACGTGGCGGCCCGCGTCACGGACGAGTTGGACCGCGTACTCGGCGACCGCGCGGCGCCCGAGTACGCCGACCTCCGCCGTCTCACGTATCTGGACATGACCCTCAAGGAAGCGATGCGGCTCTACCCGCCCGGCCCGTACGGCGCGCGGGAGACGACCGAACCCCTGCGGCTGGGCGACTACACGATCCCGGCCGGGGCGACGCTCTTCTGTCCGTTCTGGGCCGTCCACATGAACCCCGAACACTGGCCCGAGCCAGAGAAGTTCGCGCCCGAGCGGTTCACGCCGGACGAGGCGGCCGCACGACCCGGGCTGGCCCACATCCCCTTCGGGTTCGGGCCGCGCGGCTGCGAGGGGGCCGCCCTGGCCATGGTCGAGGCCACGTTGGTGCTGGCCGTACTGCTCAAGCGCTTCCGGTTCCGGCCGGTACCGGGGCACGAGGTGACGCCGATCGAGCGGTTCGTCCTCTGGGCGGCCGACGACATCCGGATGCGCGTCAGCCCGAGGGCCTCCGGGTAG
- a CDS encoding amidohydrolase family protein — MIIDAHSHVHDPVHSHLALLDEAGVDRAVLFGTRPHPERATDLASLRREMSVLHETIGGRSDAPEGYRAARRELEAACAAHPDRFLGFGKVRLDLTVRQTAAEVEREVVGRGFRGIGELTPPPDGAGRIEPVLQAAADHRGLPVVVHGFAPTTAGDLATLAGLARRYPTVPLVISQLGGLNWLTAIELARQNPNIYLELSTAHIIFAVRLAITEVPERTMFGSDAPYGDPVLARATVERVTRPGTLRDRVLGDTLAELLGL; from the coding sequence TTGATCATCGACGCGCACAGCCACGTCCACGACCCCGTGCACAGCCACCTCGCCCTGCTCGACGAGGCCGGGGTCGACCGCGCCGTGCTCTTCGGCACCCGTCCACACCCCGAACGGGCCACCGATCTGGCCTCGTTGCGCCGCGAGATGAGCGTGTTGCACGAGACGATCGGCGGGCGGTCCGACGCCCCGGAGGGCTACCGGGCCGCACGGCGGGAACTCGAAGCGGCCTGCGCGGCCCACCCCGACCGCTTCCTCGGCTTCGGCAAGGTACGTCTGGACCTGACGGTGCGGCAGACAGCGGCCGAGGTCGAACGGGAGGTGGTGGGCCGGGGTTTCCGCGGCATCGGTGAGCTCACCCCGCCCCCGGACGGAGCCGGTCGGATCGAGCCGGTGCTCCAGGCGGCCGCCGACCACCGTGGACTGCCGGTCGTCGTCCACGGCTTCGCCCCGACCACCGCGGGTGACCTGGCGACGCTGGCCGGCCTGGCGCGCCGCTATCCGACCGTCCCACTGGTGATCAGCCAACTGGGCGGGCTGAACTGGCTGACGGCGATCGAGCTGGCCCGCCAGAACCCGAACATCTACCTGGAGCTGTCGACGGCGCACATCATCTTCGCCGTACGACTGGCCATCACCGAGGTGCCCGAGCGGACGATGTTCGGATCGGACGCCCCGTACGGCGACCCGGTCCTCGCCCGCGCCACCGTCGAACGCGTCACCCGGCCGGGCACCTTGCGCGATCGCGTACTGGGCGACACCCTCGCGGAACTGCTCGGGCTGTGA
- a CDS encoding M64 family metallopeptidase, with protein sequence MHIPIAVRRMRPVGAAVGACVLAFVSLSASAVAAPGPQSVGAEAPGPHRVRVEVPGPAGGEAGAGYRSVPRTFHTPKAALTGPGRAADGQVTKVIDNGDTKDRLDVVVIGDGYTADQLDQFHLDVKEKWNDFLGVEPYRTYQKLFNVWTVDAVSAESGVSGDPGQDVVRNTALGAHFWCDGTERLLCIDQRKVDSYVAKAPQADLVVVLANSTKYGGAGYNEASPTLGYDGIATFSAHNKDSSQVAVHETGHSLGKLADEYFYPGVPEYEQYTGPEMPQANSSVLTADAMAGAHAKWYRWLGATSPDGGAVGAYEGGNYYVKGLYRPTDNSLMRTLGKPFNLPGAEAMIAGFYRHAKPAVPVGDARTWSSTARLALPRANDTAHGKVTVRWYLDGKELRRQRDRDRVAIGELTLGRGAHRLTATVTDATNAVRDPAVRTSLTGSTSWTVQSGRGAAVDATNRAAARPDGAR encoded by the coding sequence GTGCACATACCGATAGCCGTGCGTCGGATGAGACCGGTGGGCGCCGCCGTGGGTGCCTGCGTTCTGGCGTTCGTGAGTCTTTCCGCCTCCGCCGTGGCGGCCCCCGGCCCCCAGTCGGTCGGGGCGGAAGCCCCCGGCCCGCACCGGGTCCGGGTCGAAGTCCCCGGCCCCGCCGGTGGCGAGGCCGGAGCGGGTTACCGTTCCGTCCCGCGGACTTTCCACACCCCGAAGGCGGCCTTGACGGGCCCGGGTCGGGCAGCCGACGGGCAGGTCACCAAGGTGATCGACAACGGCGACACCAAGGACCGCCTCGACGTCGTCGTCATCGGTGACGGCTACACCGCGGACCAACTCGACCAGTTCCACCTCGACGTCAAGGAGAAGTGGAACGACTTCCTGGGCGTGGAGCCCTACCGCACGTACCAGAAGCTCTTCAACGTCTGGACCGTCGACGCCGTCTCGGCGGAGAGCGGAGTCAGCGGCGACCCCGGTCAGGACGTCGTCCGCAACACCGCCCTCGGTGCGCACTTCTGGTGCGACGGCACCGAGCGACTGCTCTGCATCGACCAGCGGAAGGTCGACTCCTACGTCGCCAAGGCGCCGCAGGCCGACCTGGTGGTCGTGCTCGCCAACAGCACCAAGTACGGCGGCGCCGGCTACAACGAGGCCAGTCCGACCCTCGGCTACGACGGCATCGCCACCTTCTCCGCCCACAACAAGGACTCCAGCCAGGTCGCCGTCCACGAGACCGGCCACTCCCTCGGCAAGCTCGCCGACGAGTACTTCTACCCCGGCGTGCCGGAGTACGAGCAGTACACCGGGCCGGAGATGCCGCAGGCCAACTCGTCCGTGCTGACCGCGGACGCGATGGCCGGCGCGCACGCCAAGTGGTACCGCTGGCTTGGCGCGACCTCGCCGGACGGCGGGGCCGTCGGCGCGTACGAGGGCGGCAACTACTACGTCAAGGGGCTGTACCGCCCCACCGACAACTCCCTGATGCGCACCCTGGGCAAGCCCTTCAACCTGCCGGGCGCCGAAGCCATGATCGCCGGCTTCTACCGGCACGCCAAGCCGGCCGTCCCGGTCGGCGACGCCCGGACCTGGAGCAGCACGGCCCGCCTGGCGCTGCCCCGGGCGAACGACACCGCGCACGGCAAGGTGACCGTCCGCTGGTATCTCGACGGGAAGGAACTGCGCCGCCAGCGCGACCGCGACCGGGTGGCGATCGGCGAGTTGACGCTGGGCCGCGGCGCCCACCGGCTGACGGCGACCGTCACCGACGCCACCAACGCGGTGCGCGACCCCGCCGTCCGCACCTCCCTGACCGGCTCCACCAGTTGGACCGTGCAGAGCGGCCGAGGGGCCGCCGTGGACGCCACCAACCGGGCCGCGGCGAGACCGGACGGCGCGCGGTAG
- a CDS encoding SDR family NAD(P)-dependent oxidoreductase, producing the protein MTTTLITGANKGLGFETARRLVAAGHTVYLGSRDAERGRRAAEQSGARMVLLDVTDVASVDAAAKTIEADGGLDVLINNAGVEVRGPDGGVAGAADVTADIMRQVFETNVFGMVRVSHAFLPLLRRSAAPVVVNVSSGLASLTRATTPDAPGYAYPGVAYPASKAAVNMITVQYAKAFPNIRINAVEPGYTATDLNAHAGTQTVEEGAEIIVRMAQVTPDGPTGGYFDAAGPLPW; encoded by the coding sequence ATGACGACAACGCTGATCACCGGAGCGAACAAGGGCCTCGGCTTCGAGACCGCGCGCCGCCTCGTCGCCGCGGGCCACACCGTCTACCTCGGCAGCCGCGACGCCGAGCGCGGGCGCCGGGCCGCCGAGCAGTCGGGGGCGCGGATGGTGCTCCTCGACGTCACCGACGTCGCGTCCGTCGACGCGGCGGCGAAGACCATCGAGGCGGACGGCGGACTGGACGTGCTGATCAACAACGCCGGAGTCGAAGTGCGGGGGCCGGACGGCGGGGTGGCCGGCGCCGCGGACGTGACCGCCGACATCATGCGGCAGGTGTTCGAGACCAACGTCTTCGGCATGGTGCGCGTCAGCCATGCCTTCCTGCCGCTGCTGCGGCGGTCCGCGGCGCCGGTCGTGGTCAACGTCAGCAGCGGCCTGGCCTCACTGACCCGCGCCACCACCCCGGACGCGCCGGGGTACGCCTACCCGGGCGTCGCCTATCCGGCGTCGAAGGCCGCGGTCAACATGATCACGGTGCAGTACGCCAAGGCGTTCCCGAACATCCGGATCAATGCGGTGGAGCCCGGTTACACCGCGACCGACCTGAACGCACACGCCGGCACGCAGACCGTCGAGGAGGGCGCCGAGATCATCGTCCGTATGGCGCAGGTGACGCCCGACGGCCCGACCGGCGGCTACTTCGACGCCGCGGGCCCACTCCCGTGGTGA
- a CDS encoding NIPSNAP family protein, with translation MIVDHRVYTIRPTRVADWVALYREKGYPLQERYLGRCVGWYVPVEGRHDQVVHLWAYEDQADRERRRTALYADPEWQAYLAEMKRADLLLTMENRILAPTDFSPVP, from the coding sequence ATGATCGTCGACCATCGCGTGTACACCATCCGGCCCACCCGCGTGGCGGACTGGGTGGCGCTCTACCGAGAGAAGGGCTACCCGCTCCAGGAGCGGTACCTCGGCCGGTGCGTGGGGTGGTACGTCCCGGTCGAGGGCCGGCACGACCAGGTCGTCCACCTCTGGGCCTACGAGGACCAGGCCGACCGGGAACGCCGCCGGACGGCGCTGTACGCCGACCCGGAGTGGCAGGCATATCTGGCCGAAATGAAACGTGCGGACCTGCTGCTCACCATGGAGAACCGGATCCTCGCACCGACCGACTTCTCCCCCGTGCCGTGA
- a CDS encoding ArsR/SmtB family transcription factor, translating into MRSLDHPQLSSVSLSDALAALADPTRRAIVRVLTDGREHPAGDFDLGVSQSTLSHHIKKLRQGGITHSRPEGTRCWVSLRPEFDERFPDLLRTVLTLDADA; encoded by the coding sequence ATGCGCTCCCTCGACCATCCGCAGCTGTCCTCGGTCTCGCTGTCCGACGCTCTCGCCGCGCTGGCCGATCCGACCCGCCGGGCGATCGTGCGCGTACTGACCGACGGCCGGGAACACCCGGCCGGCGACTTCGACCTGGGCGTCTCACAGTCCACGCTCAGCCACCACATCAAGAAGCTCCGCCAGGGCGGCATCACCCACAGCCGGCCGGAGGGCACCCGCTGCTGGGTCTCGCTGCGCCCCGAATTCGACGAGCGGTTCCCGGACCTGCTGCGCACCGTGCTCACCCTCGACGCGGACGCCTGA
- a CDS encoding MerR family transcriptional regulator, translating to MLIGQLARRTGTSERLLRYYERVGLLASRRLANGYRDYDDAAEQRVRQIRALLAAGLPTTLIRQVLPCGLADGSLRPCPGVLDKLRAQLAHLDRRAEELAQARLTLRRAIDATERTV from the coding sequence ATGCTGATCGGGCAACTGGCGAGGCGCACCGGAACGAGCGAGCGCCTGCTCCGGTACTACGAGCGCGTGGGCCTGCTCGCCTCGCGCCGACTCGCCAACGGCTACCGCGACTACGACGACGCGGCCGAGCAGAGGGTCCGTCAGATCCGGGCCCTGCTCGCGGCCGGACTGCCCACCACCCTGATCCGGCAGGTGCTGCCGTGCGGCCTGGCGGACGGTTCGCTGCGCCCCTGCCCCGGGGTCCTGGACAAGCTCCGCGCCCAGCTCGCCCACCTCGACCGGCGCGCCGAGGAATTGGCGCAGGCCCGGCTGACCCTGCGCCGGGCGATCGACGCCACCGAACGGACCGTCTAG
- a CDS encoding ATP-grasp domain-containing protein, with protein sequence MPWAIDAPAEVWVLAREHPAPLMRATRALGQALEEAYGPRFAVWHSDELLFGVRDSRLTLQNLGGQDIPPPKVVLVRQTPGSMAQHRELTLLRHLEHMGAVLINSATAHQRCGNKIWQLQELVSAGLPVPDSLSYATAPFAGVVRSPQVETPCVVKSVNGRNGAHVFLAPDAELLQSLSGSLAQDVPLILQEYVAPSHGRDLRVIVVDGEPVAAQIRSSRDGSLASNLARGASAELCPGRYPEGEALAVRAARALGLTVAGVDLLFTADGGHTLCEVNAVPGWRPRMTTVIPAILAAVEKLLAGTGAPGGDAATGRATAAGGGAGGLTDARGSVPGLV encoded by the coding sequence ATGCCGTGGGCGATCGACGCACCGGCCGAGGTCTGGGTGCTGGCGCGGGAACACCCGGCGCCGCTGATGAGGGCGACCCGGGCCCTGGGCCAGGCACTGGAGGAAGCGTACGGGCCGCGCTTCGCCGTCTGGCATTCCGACGAGCTCCTCTTCGGCGTGCGGGACAGCCGTTTGACGCTGCAGAACCTGGGCGGCCAGGACATCCCGCCACCCAAGGTCGTCCTGGTGCGGCAGACGCCCGGCTCCATGGCGCAGCACCGCGAACTGACCCTGCTCCGGCACCTCGAGCACATGGGGGCCGTCCTGATCAACTCGGCGACGGCCCACCAACGCTGCGGCAACAAGATCTGGCAGTTGCAGGAGCTGGTCTCCGCCGGACTGCCGGTGCCCGATTCCCTGTCGTATGCCACCGCGCCCTTCGCCGGAGTGGTGCGCAGCCCTCAGGTCGAGACGCCGTGCGTGGTGAAGAGCGTCAACGGGCGCAACGGCGCGCATGTGTTCCTGGCCCCGGACGCGGAGCTGCTGCAGTCGCTGTCGGGCAGCCTCGCCCAGGACGTGCCGCTGATCCTCCAGGAGTACGTCGCCCCCTCCCACGGACGGGATCTGCGGGTGATCGTCGTGGACGGCGAGCCGGTCGCGGCGCAGATCCGCAGCTCCCGCGACGGGTCCCTGGCCTCCAACCTCGCCCGGGGCGCCTCCGCCGAGCTGTGTCCGGGCCGCTATCCGGAGGGCGAGGCCCTGGCGGTCCGGGCCGCCCGCGCGCTCGGTCTGACCGTCGCCGGGGTCGATCTGCTCTTCACCGCCGACGGCGGCCACACCCTCTGCGAGGTCAATGCGGTGCCCGGCTGGCGGCCCCGTATGACCACGGTGATCCCCGCGATCCTCGCCGCCGTCGAGAAGCTCCTGGCCGGGACCGGGGCGCCGGGCGGGGATGCCGCCACCGGCCGGGCGACCGCGGCGGGAGGCGGCGCGGGCGGCCTCACCGATGCCAGAGGTAGCGTCCCAGGGCTCGTTTGA